One Phoenix dactylifera cultivar Barhee BC4 unplaced genomic scaffold, palm_55x_up_171113_PBpolish2nd_filt_p 000026F, whole genome shotgun sequence genomic window carries:
- the LOC103720368 gene encoding EID1-like F-box protein 3, producing MIDNIRNPESTCNDPSCSGGGGGGNAAGVAIPGGGARGGGGDENTGLQDERVLMLVFRSLNWDPHLVCIAACVSRRLRAVANRVLWRELCISRAPRMVSALTAGGGATRIGGGWHALAKLLFFCCGCAASTRFFPFPESRLPTPGHFAPVSRFSKTSGRSFLSRRCWGDLLYVSDPCEHAATSPSDEADLGAYRGVFRGFMRSRTRACLIGRQVELESRVRCPYCGARVWSMTAAGLVPRSASRRLGSHEGDLEYFVCVNGHLHGFCWLAHLSSTDDDDDEDHDDDDDDEEEDHDDDDDDDGHVAC from the coding sequence ATGATCGACAACATCCGAAACCCCGAATCCACGTGCAACGACCCCAgctgcagcggcggcggcggcggcggcaatgCGGCAGGGGTGGCGATCCCTGGAGGCGGCGCCCGAGGCGGCGGAGGCGACGAGAACACGGGGCTCCAGGACGAGCGGGTGCTAATGCTGGTTTTCCGGTCTCTTAACTGGGACCCCCACCTCGTGTGCATCGCCGCCTGCGTCTCCCGCCGCCTCCGCGCCGTCGCCAACCGCGTCCTCTGGCGAGAGCTCTGCATCTCCCGCGCCCCACGCATGGTCTCCGCCCTCACTGCCGGCGGCGGCGCCACCCGTATCGGCGGCGGGTGGCACGCCCTCGCGAAGCTCCTCTTCTTCTGCTGCGGCTGCGCCGCCTCCACCCGCTTCTTCCCCTTCCCGGAGAGCCGCCTCCCGACCCCCGGCCACTTCGCCCCCGTCTCCCGCTTCTCCAAGACCTCCGGCCGCTCCTTTCTTTCCCGCCGCTGCTGGGGCGACCTCCTCTACGTCTCTGACCCCTGCGAGCACGCCGCCACTTCCCCGTCGGACGAGGCCGACCTCGGCGCTTACCGCGGGGTCTTCCGGGGGTTCATGCGCTCGAGGACCCGGGCCTGTCTCATCGGCCGGCAGGTGGAGCTGGAGTCCCGGGTGCGCTGCCCCTACTGCGGCGCCCGTGTCTGGAGCATGACCGCCGCCGGGCTCGTCCCTCGCAGCGCTTCCCGCCGCCTCGGCTCCCACGAGGGCGACCTCGAGTACTTCGTCTGCGTCAACGGCCACCTCCATGGCTTCTGCTGGCTTGCCCATTTATCCTCCactgacgacgacgacgacgaagatcatgacgacgacgacgacgacgaagaagaagatcatgacgacgacgacgacgacgacggtcATGTTGCATGTTGA